Proteins encoded by one window of Cervus canadensis isolate Bull #8, Minnesota chromosome 18, ASM1932006v1, whole genome shotgun sequence:
- the LOC122420639 gene encoding sialic acid-binding Ig-like lectin 6 isoform X1, with translation MRLLLLLLPLVLWGAPLAQRLELRQNVIVQEGLCVLLPCTFPHPWVSFGKIYMFWFREGADTKHDPLVATNKPVQKLHEGTQGRFSLPREPQARNCSLSIMDVNAGDSGTYFFRAETHFRKFPYLNKMFFLNVTALTHQPHVLSPGALEAGRPGNLTCSVPWACERAMPPIFSWTSAAPSSLGPRAPFSSVLTLTPRPQDHGSRLTCQVKFPRSGAMVERTILLNVTYAPQHVAISMFQGNRTALKILQNTSSLPVQEGQVLRLLCAADSNPPAQLSWFRGSPALEVTAISSTGVLELPRVGAAEEEVFTCQAQNPLGSQNISLSLSVVCKPQPRASKVLGAVGGASVTVLLSLCLYLLFRVKTHRKTQPVQSMDDTNHAVGSGSRERQPQFSTEPPADHPAPAGAGPISRNEQEPHYAFLRFHKPKPQKKEGTHTEYSEIKIHK, from the exons ATgcggctgttgctgctgctgctgcccctcGTGCTGTGGGGAG cacCCCTAGCTCAGCGCCTGGAACTGCGGCAGAATGTGATCGTGCAGGAGGGCCTGTGCGTCCTCCTACCCTGCACCTTTCCCCATCCCTGGGTTTCCTTTGGAAAGATCTACATGTTTTGGTTCCGGGAAGGGGCAGATACAAAACACGATCCCCTGGTGGCCACGAACAAGCCGGTACAGAAGCTGCATGAGGGGACCCAGGGGCGATTCTCCCTCCCCAGGGAGCCCCAGGCCAGAAACTGCAGCCTAAGCATCATGGATGTCAACGCAGGGGACAGCGGGACATACTTCTTTCGAGCCGAGACACACTTCAGAAAATTCCCATATCTAAACAAGATGTTCTTTCTGAACGTGACAG CGCTCACCCATCAGCCCCACGTCCTCAGCCCGGGGGCCCTGGAGGCCGGCCGCCCCGGGAACCTGacctgctctgtgccctgggcCTGCGAGCGGGCCATGCCCCCCATCTTCTCTTGGACGTCCGCTGCCCCCAGctccctgggccccagggccCCCTTCTCGTCGGTGCTCACCCTCACCCCACGGCCCCAGGACCACGGCAGCAGGCTCACCTGCCAGGTGAAGTTCCCCAGAAGCGGGGCGATGGTGGAGCGGACCATCCTGCTCAATGTCACCT atgctccacagcacgtggccATCAGCATGTTCCAAGGAAACAGGACAG CCCTCAAGATTCTGCAGAACACCTCGTCCCTTCCCGTCCAGGAGGGCCAGGTGCTGCGGCTGCTGTGTGCTGCTGACAGCAACCCCCCTGCACAGCTGAGCTGGTTCCGGGGGTCTCCCGCCCTGGAGGTCACCGCCATCTCCAGCACTGGGGTCCTGGAGCTGCCTCGTGTAGGGGCAGCAGAAGAAGAAGTGTTCACCTGCCAGGCTCAGAACCCGCTGGGCTCCCAAAATATCTCCTTGAGCCTCTCCGTGGTCT GTAAACCACAGCCCAGGGCCAGCAAGGTCTTGGGAGCAGTCGGGGGAGCTAGCGTCACAGtcctgctttctctctgcctGTATCTCCTCTTCAG AGTGAAGACCCACAGAAAGACCCAGCCGGTGCAAAGCATGGATGATACGAACCACGCCGTGGGCTCCGGCTCCAGG gAACGCCAGCCCCAGTTCTCTACAGAACCCCCTGCAGACCACCCCGCCCCCGCTGGGGCTGGCCCCATCTCAAGAAATGAACAAGAACCTCACTATGCTTTCCTCCGATTTCACAAGCCAAAGCCTCAGAAAAAGGAAGGCACTCACACTGAGTACTCAGAGATCAAGATACACAAGTGA
- the LOC122420639 gene encoding sialic acid-binding Ig-like lectin 6 isoform X4, whose amino-acid sequence MFFLNVTALTHQPHVLSPGALEAGRPGNLTCSVPWACERAMPPIFSWTSAAPSSLGPRAPFSSVLTLTPRPQDHGSRLTCQVKFPRSGAMVERTILLNVTYAPQHVAISMFQGNRTALKILQNTSSLPVQEGQVLRLLCAADSNPPAQLSWFRGSPALEVTAISSTGVLELPRVGAAEEEVFTCQAQNPLGSQNISLSLSVVCKPQPRASKVLGAVGGASVTVLLSLCLYLLFRVKTHRKTQPVQSMDDTNHAVGSGSRERQPQFSTEPPADHPAPAGAGPISRNEQEPHYAFLRFHKPKPQKKEGTHTEYSEIKIHK is encoded by the exons ATGTTCTTTCTGAACGTGACAG CGCTCACCCATCAGCCCCACGTCCTCAGCCCGGGGGCCCTGGAGGCCGGCCGCCCCGGGAACCTGacctgctctgtgccctgggcCTGCGAGCGGGCCATGCCCCCCATCTTCTCTTGGACGTCCGCTGCCCCCAGctccctgggccccagggccCCCTTCTCGTCGGTGCTCACCCTCACCCCACGGCCCCAGGACCACGGCAGCAGGCTCACCTGCCAGGTGAAGTTCCCCAGAAGCGGGGCGATGGTGGAGCGGACCATCCTGCTCAATGTCACCT atgctccacagcacgtggccATCAGCATGTTCCAAGGAAACAGGACAG CCCTCAAGATTCTGCAGAACACCTCGTCCCTTCCCGTCCAGGAGGGCCAGGTGCTGCGGCTGCTGTGTGCTGCTGACAGCAACCCCCCTGCACAGCTGAGCTGGTTCCGGGGGTCTCCCGCCCTGGAGGTCACCGCCATCTCCAGCACTGGGGTCCTGGAGCTGCCTCGTGTAGGGGCAGCAGAAGAAGAAGTGTTCACCTGCCAGGCTCAGAACCCGCTGGGCTCCCAAAATATCTCCTTGAGCCTCTCCGTGGTCT GTAAACCACAGCCCAGGGCCAGCAAGGTCTTGGGAGCAGTCGGGGGAGCTAGCGTCACAGtcctgctttctctctgcctGTATCTCCTCTTCAG AGTGAAGACCCACAGAAAGACCCAGCCGGTGCAAAGCATGGATGATACGAACCACGCCGTGGGCTCCGGCTCCAGG gAACGCCAGCCCCAGTTCTCTACAGAACCCCCTGCAGACCACCCCGCCCCCGCTGGGGCTGGCCCCATCTCAAGAAATGAACAAGAACCTCACTATGCTTTCCTCCGATTTCACAAGCCAAAGCCTCAGAAAAAGGAAGGCACTCACACTGAGTACTCAGAGATCAAGATACACAAGTGA
- the LOC122420639 gene encoding sialic acid-binding Ig-like lectin 5 isoform X2 has product MRLLLLLLPLVLWGAPLAQRLELRQNVIVQEGLCVLLPCTFPHPWVSFGKIYMFWFREGADTKHDPLVATNKPVQKLHEGTQGRFSLPREPQARNCSLSIMDVNAGDSGTYFFRAETHFRKFPYLNKMFFLNVTALTHQPHVLSPGALEAGRPGNLTCSVPWACERAMPPIFSWTSAAPSSLGPRAPFSSVLTLTPRPQDHGSRLTCQVKFPRSGAMVERTILLNVTYAPQHVAISMFQGNRTALKILQNTSSLPVQEGQVLRLLCAADSNPPAQLSWFRGSPALEVTAISSTGVLELPRVGAAEEEVFTCQAQNPLGSQNISLSLSVVSPPPQLLGPSCSQKDEGLCCSCSSRARPAASLCWRLGEGLLEGNFSNASFKVNSSSTRPWANGSLSLREGLSSGLSLNYEALNVHRAQSGFVLLLPGQGPAES; this is encoded by the exons ATgcggctgttgctgctgctgctgcccctcGTGCTGTGGGGAG cacCCCTAGCTCAGCGCCTGGAACTGCGGCAGAATGTGATCGTGCAGGAGGGCCTGTGCGTCCTCCTACCCTGCACCTTTCCCCATCCCTGGGTTTCCTTTGGAAAGATCTACATGTTTTGGTTCCGGGAAGGGGCAGATACAAAACACGATCCCCTGGTGGCCACGAACAAGCCGGTACAGAAGCTGCATGAGGGGACCCAGGGGCGATTCTCCCTCCCCAGGGAGCCCCAGGCCAGAAACTGCAGCCTAAGCATCATGGATGTCAACGCAGGGGACAGCGGGACATACTTCTTTCGAGCCGAGACACACTTCAGAAAATTCCCATATCTAAACAAGATGTTCTTTCTGAACGTGACAG CGCTCACCCATCAGCCCCACGTCCTCAGCCCGGGGGCCCTGGAGGCCGGCCGCCCCGGGAACCTGacctgctctgtgccctgggcCTGCGAGCGGGCCATGCCCCCCATCTTCTCTTGGACGTCCGCTGCCCCCAGctccctgggccccagggccCCCTTCTCGTCGGTGCTCACCCTCACCCCACGGCCCCAGGACCACGGCAGCAGGCTCACCTGCCAGGTGAAGTTCCCCAGAAGCGGGGCGATGGTGGAGCGGACCATCCTGCTCAATGTCACCT atgctccacagcacgtggccATCAGCATGTTCCAAGGAAACAGGACAG CCCTCAAGATTCTGCAGAACACCTCGTCCCTTCCCGTCCAGGAGGGCCAGGTGCTGCGGCTGCTGTGTGCTGCTGACAGCAACCCCCCTGCACAGCTGAGCTGGTTCCGGGGGTCTCCCGCCCTGGAGGTCACCGCCATCTCCAGCACTGGGGTCCTGGAGCTGCCTCGTGTAGGGGCAGCAGAAGAAGAAGTGTTCACCTGCCAGGCTCAGAACCCGCTGGGCTCCCAAAATATCTCCTTGAGCCTCTCCGTGGTCT CCCCCCCTCCACAGCTGCTGGGCCCCTCCTGCTCCCAGAAGGACGAGGGTCTGTGTTGCAGCTGCTCCTCCCGAGCTCGGCCGGCTGCCTCCCTGTGCTGGCGGCTCGGTGAGGGGCTGCTGGAGGGGAACTTCAGCAACGCCTCCTTCAAGGTCAACTCCAGCTCCACCAGGCCCTGGGCCAACGGCTCCCTGAGCCTCCGTGAGGGGCTCAGCTCCGGCCTCAGCCTCAACTACGAGGCCCTGAACGTCCACAGGGCCCAGAGTGGGTTTGTCCTGCTGCTGCCAGGTCAGGGGCCTGCCGAGAGCTGA
- the LOC122420639 gene encoding sialic acid-binding Ig-like lectin 6 isoform X3, translating to MRLLLLLLPLVLWGAPLAQRLELRQNVIVQEGLCVLLPCTFPHPWVSFGKIYMFWFREGADTKHDPLVATNKPVQKLHEGTQGRFSLPREPQARNCSLSIMDVNAGDSGTYFFRAETHFRKFPYLNKMFFLNVTALTHQPHVLSPGALEAGRPGNLTCSVPWACERAMPPIFSWTSAAPSSLGPRAPFSSVLTLTPRPQDHGSRLTCQVKFPRSGAMVERTILLNVTSLKILQNTSSLPVQEGQVLRLLCAADSNPPAQLSWFRGSPALEVTAISSTGVLELPRVGAAEEEVFTCQAQNPLGSQNISLSLSVVCKPQPRASKVLGAVGGASVTVLLSLCLYLLFRVKTHRKTQPVQSMDDTNHAVGSGSRERQPQFSTEPPADHPAPAGAGPISRNEQEPHYAFLRFHKPKPQKKEGTHTEYSEIKIHK from the exons ATgcggctgttgctgctgctgctgcccctcGTGCTGTGGGGAG cacCCCTAGCTCAGCGCCTGGAACTGCGGCAGAATGTGATCGTGCAGGAGGGCCTGTGCGTCCTCCTACCCTGCACCTTTCCCCATCCCTGGGTTTCCTTTGGAAAGATCTACATGTTTTGGTTCCGGGAAGGGGCAGATACAAAACACGATCCCCTGGTGGCCACGAACAAGCCGGTACAGAAGCTGCATGAGGGGACCCAGGGGCGATTCTCCCTCCCCAGGGAGCCCCAGGCCAGAAACTGCAGCCTAAGCATCATGGATGTCAACGCAGGGGACAGCGGGACATACTTCTTTCGAGCCGAGACACACTTCAGAAAATTCCCATATCTAAACAAGATGTTCTTTCTGAACGTGACAG CGCTCACCCATCAGCCCCACGTCCTCAGCCCGGGGGCCCTGGAGGCCGGCCGCCCCGGGAACCTGacctgctctgtgccctgggcCTGCGAGCGGGCCATGCCCCCCATCTTCTCTTGGACGTCCGCTGCCCCCAGctccctgggccccagggccCCCTTCTCGTCGGTGCTCACCCTCACCCCACGGCCCCAGGACCACGGCAGCAGGCTCACCTGCCAGGTGAAGTTCCCCAGAAGCGGGGCGATGGTGGAGCGGACCATCCTGCTCAATGTCACCT CCCTCAAGATTCTGCAGAACACCTCGTCCCTTCCCGTCCAGGAGGGCCAGGTGCTGCGGCTGCTGTGTGCTGCTGACAGCAACCCCCCTGCACAGCTGAGCTGGTTCCGGGGGTCTCCCGCCCTGGAGGTCACCGCCATCTCCAGCACTGGGGTCCTGGAGCTGCCTCGTGTAGGGGCAGCAGAAGAAGAAGTGTTCACCTGCCAGGCTCAGAACCCGCTGGGCTCCCAAAATATCTCCTTGAGCCTCTCCGTGGTCT GTAAACCACAGCCCAGGGCCAGCAAGGTCTTGGGAGCAGTCGGGGGAGCTAGCGTCACAGtcctgctttctctctgcctGTATCTCCTCTTCAG AGTGAAGACCCACAGAAAGACCCAGCCGGTGCAAAGCATGGATGATACGAACCACGCCGTGGGCTCCGGCTCCAGG gAACGCCAGCCCCAGTTCTCTACAGAACCCCCTGCAGACCACCCCGCCCCCGCTGGGGCTGGCCCCATCTCAAGAAATGAACAAGAACCTCACTATGCTTTCCTCCGATTTCACAAGCCAAAGCCTCAGAAAAAGGAAGGCACTCACACTGAGTACTCAGAGATCAAGATACACAAGTGA